The following proteins come from a genomic window of Metarhizium brunneum chromosome 2, complete sequence:
- the ALP_1 gene encoding Alkaline proteinase: MFSFKTLASLLVAALPLGNATPQAGSAANLVPDKYIVTLKDGISANDFNFHLNWVRDVQVARAGRRRGLNFRGVEKTYGVGNFNAYAGHFDEHTLEAIRRNADVESVEQQQVYHLHELTTQKDSTHGLATVSHREPGATEYVYDSSAGEGSTVYVLDSGIQVDHPEFEGRAFRGYNAVKDATDEDVQGHGTHVAGIVGSKTYGVAKKTKLVDVKMFHDAGSTNAIILDGIEWTIKDITAKQIQNRTVVNMSFGGGNSTALNKIIKTAYDAGILCVISSGNMGVDASDWSPASSPDGITVGAIDANWRLWDHSNHGPVVHILAPGVDVLSLAPGNRLREGAELLRRLLMLLGWPPIWQLLKTSTLQRS, encoded by the exons ATGTTTTCGTTCAAAACTCTTGCGTCGCTGCTGGTAGCAGCCCTTCCGCTCGGCAATGCCACGCCCCAAGCTGGCAGCGCTGCCAATCTGGTCCCGGACAAGTACATTGTTACCCTGAAAGACGGTATTAGCGCGAATGACTTCAACTTCCACTTGAACTGGGTTCGGGATGTTCAAGTGGCGAGAGCCGGCCGTCGCCGGGGACTCAACTTCCGCGGTGTAGAGAAGACGTACGGTGTCGGAAACTTCAACGCCTATGCTGGCCACTTTGACGAGCATACCCTGGAAGCTATCCGGAGAAACGCTGAC GTTGAGAgcgtcgagcagcagcaagtgTATCATCTGCACGAACTGACCACCCAGAAGGACTCAACTCATGGCCTTGCTACTGTTTCCCATAGAGAACCCGGAGCAACCGAATATGTCTATGACAGTAGTGCCGGCGAGGGATCTACCGTGTATGTTCTCGACAGTGGCATTCAGGTGGATCATCCAGAATTCGAGGGTCGTGCTTTTCGCGGGTATAATGCTGTCAAGGATGCCACAGACGAAGACGTGCAAGGACACGGCACTCACGTTGCTGGCATTGTTGGTAGCAAGACATACGGTGTTGCCAAGAAGACTAAGCTGGTAGATGTCAAGATGTTCCATGACGCAGGCAGCACCAATGCGATTATCCTGGACGGAATCGAGTGGACAATCAAGGACATTACAGCTAAGCAGATTCAGAACCGGACCGTTGTCAACATGTCTTTTG GCGGCGGAAACTCTACTGCTCTGAACAAGATAATAAAGACCGCGTACGACGCAGGTATTCTGTGCGTCATCTCGTCTGGGAACATGGGTGTCGATGCCTCAGACTGGTCTCCCGCCTCCTCCCCTGATGGCATCACTGTTGGCGCCATTGATGCCAACTGGCGGCTATGGGATCACTCCAACCACGGCCCCGTTGTTCACATCTTGGCTCCTGGCGTGGACGTCTTGTCCCTCGCTCCTGGCAACAGACTGCGAGAGGGAGCGGAACTTCTCAGGCGGCTCCTCATGTTGCTGGGCTGGCCGCCTATCTGGCAGTTGCTAAAAACATCAACACTGCAGAGGAGTTGA
- the CARME gene encoding Carnosine N-methyltransferase — protein sequence MRITTLRQVVVSPLVFALLGGLGTTLAAQDEKIPNGPSGARAPQETVVEIRHVDLTLEQSFQVAEASRHDIEKERLLSIMARDHGTWSPNHPRYRLLDALHGFSKYYERQRADVDRLRGLYKYASKSQKQFLEKHLAYSSKFKTVEQKLATNQHVCDDIVHAAMEFYNVGTSELKRHMADREAEGKHADKISVSQSLKHIVRDWASEGLNERNATFACLAGTLRRLFPDRNLLKEDVRILLPGAGLGRLGHDISQLGGFEVTVNEWSMYMNAVYRFIEAQNTPLSQSVHPFVDGWSHHVSDDNMNRAVPFPDVPIDSSRVLMVEGDFTTEFKNQSAYYDVVLTYFFIDTARNLMSYFDTISHVLKKGGIWINLGPLLYGTSPFVQLSLEDIIAIAKEMGFQFLETDDFCGEPTFSEPTVRSMEAVYSFDHMALTKNAYNAQFWAASKL from the exons ATGAGGATCACCACATTGCGGCAGGTGGTAGTGAGTCCACTTGTGTTTGCATTGCTTGGCGGCTTGGGCACgaccttggcggcgcaggaCGAGAAGATCCCCAACGGCCCATCTGGAGCCCGTGCG CCCCAGGAGACCGTGGTTGAGATTCGCCATGTCGACCTCACGCTCGAGCAGTCATTTCAAGTCGCCGAGGCATCTCGCCACGACATTGAAAAGGAGAGGCTGTTGTCGATAATGGCCAGGGATCACGGGACATGGTCGCCAAATCATCCGCGTTATCGCCTTCTTGACGCGCTTCACGGCTTCTCTAAGTATTACGAACGGCAGCGGGCCGACGTTGATCGGCTGCGAGGCCTGTACAAGTATGCGTCCAAATCTCAGAAACAG TTTCTAGAAAAACATCTCGCCTACTCTTCCAAATTTAAAACGGTTGAGCAAAAGCTGGCCACGAATCAGCATGTCTGCGACGACATTGTCCACGCTGCCATGGAATTCTACAACGTTGGGACGAGCGAGCTCAAACGTCACATGGCGGACAGAGAGGCTGAGGGCAAGCACGCAGACAAGATCTCAGTTTCCCAGTCGTTGAAACACATTGTTCGCGATTGGGCGAGCGAAGGGTTGAACGAGAGAAACGCAACGTTTGCCTGTCTTGCCGGTACGCTGCGCCGACTGTTTCCCGATCGGAACCTCTTGAAAGAGGATGTGCGCATATTGCTGCCGGGGGCCGGTCTGGGCAGACTAGGCCACGACATTAGCCAGCTTGGTG GATTCGAAGTCACTGTCAATGAGTGGTCCATGTATATGAATGCCGTGTATAGATTCATCGAGGCCCAAAACACGCCCCTGTCGCAGTCCGTTCATCCCTTTGTCGATGGTTGGTCGCATCATGTATCCGACGACAACATGAATCGTGCCGTCCCCTTCCCAGACGTGCCCATCGACTCATCTAGAGTTCTCATGGTGGAAGGAGACTTTACCACCGAGTTCAAAAATCAGTCGGCGTACTACGACGTAGTATTGACATACTTCTTCATTGACACGGCCAGAAATCTCATGTCGTACTTTGACACAATCAGCCATGTCCTCAAGAAGGGCGGCATCTGGATCAATCTGGGACCATTGCTATACGGCACCAGTCCTTTTGTCCAACTCAGTCTGGAGGATATaattgccattgccaaggagatGGGCTTTCAGTTTCTAGAAACGGATGACTTTTGCGGAGAGCCCACGTTTTCAGAGCCTACAGTGAGGAGTATGGAGGCCGTGTATAGTTTTGACcacatggccttgacgaagaatgcatacaatgcaCAGTTTTGGGCAGCCAGCAAATTATAG
- the fmqE gene encoding MFS transporter fmqE translates to MDRRDSDRKAGGSVDYVERDGSANLTLWQSVKRYKNVVWCCIGLTTTILLFGYDYVIVGTTSAMPSFQRDFGRRLDGHWILPSLWLGLWTFASPGGSIIGAFCGGQIQDSVGRRASIAVGCFLSTIAVAICYVSYVPSDLDTRRGVFLAGKAFQGLAIGIVATTTQTYMSEVLPPSLRGPILAFFPMFTLLGQLIGAAVIFGCMEMPNGYVVCFASQWPFSIVPVIVAFFIPESPTYLVRKGKMAQALKSQQYLEPVGGDAQQTVDVIRRNIEHERRMTQATYIDCFKRANLRRTLIVMLAGALPQVFGLALLAKASYFAQVVGISANMSVVLLIVGIVCGLLANTASIWVLHHVGRRRLILCGLWGVSFLWLTMGISGIWDQQPTIIYTAFSMTAIIVVAGLSVWPASYAVGAETSSLHLRGKSQGIGWLTAGAAASLFGFFTPYLYNADAANLKSKIGFIFAGLCAAAGVLSYFYIPEMKGRTPAEIDGMFEAKLSAKEFKTWTAPSSNSSQTAGERKEEEA, encoded by the exons ATGGATCGTCGTGACAGCGACAGGAAAGCGGGCGGGTCTGTCGATTACGTTGAAAGAGACGGATCCGCCAACTTGACACTATGGCAGTCGGTAAAGCGTTACAAGAACGTTGTTTGGTGTTGCATTGGCTTGACCACGACCATTTTGTTGTTTGGCTACGACTATGTCATCGTTGGCACTACGTCTGCCATGCCTAGCTTCCA ACGAGACTTTGGACGCAGGCTTGATGGGCATTGGATTCTGCCCTCGTTGTGGCTGGGCCTGTGGACGTTTGCAAGTCCAGGAGGGTCCATCATCGGCGCCTTCTGCGGCGGTCAAATTCAGGATTCGGTCGGACGCAGAGCCTCCATCGCTGTCGGATGCTTCTTGTCAACCATTGCAGTTGCTATATGCTATGTCTCGTACGTGCCGTCCGACCTTGACACCCGGCGcggcgtcttcttggcggGCAAGGCGTTTCAAGGGCTTGCCATTGGGATTGTCGCAACAACAACGCAGACGTACATGTCCGAGGTTCTGCCCCCGAGTCTTCGAGGAccaatcttggccttcttccccATGTTTACTCTGCTAGGTCAGTTGATTGGGGCCGCCGTTATTTTCGGATGCATGGAAATGCCCAATGGATATGTTGTTTGCTTTGCGTCACAGTGGCCCTTCTCCATCGTGCCGGTGATTGTGGCATTCTTCATCCCCGAGAGCCCAACTTACCTTGTTCGCAAGGGCAAGATGGCCCAGGCACTCAAATCCCAGCAATACCTTGAGCCCGTGGGCGGAGATGCCCAACAGACTGTCGATGTTATCCGACGAAACATCGAGCACGAACGAAGGATGACGCAGGCGACTTATATTGACTGCTTCAAGCGCGCCAACTTGAGGAGAACCTTGATCGTCATGTTGGCTGGAGCGTTGCCGCAAGTCTTTGGCCTCGCCTTGCTGGCCAAAGCTAGCTATTTTGCCCAGGTGGTCGGCATCTCGGCAAACATGAGTGTTGTTCTGTTAATCGTTGGCATTGTTTGCGGCCTGCTGGCCAACACAGCCAGTATATGGGTTCTGCACCACGTGGGACGACGCCGCCTGATTCTTTGTGGTCTCTGGGGAGTCTCCTTTCTATGGCTTACCATGGGCATTTCCGGCATATGGGACCAACAGCCGACCATCAT ATATACCGCATTCAGCATGACTGCAATTATTGTCGTGGCTGGTCTCAGCGTATGGCCGGCCTCGTATGCGGTTGGTGCAGAAACGTCGTCTCTGCACTTGCGAGGCAAGTCGCAAGGTATTGGGTGGCTGACGGCTGGTGCGGCTGCGTCCCTTTTTGGCTTCTTTACGCCTTACCTTTACAATGCCGACGCGGCCAACCTCAAGTCCAAGATTGGCTTCATCTTTGCCGGCCTGTGTGCTGCTGCAGGCGTACTGTCGTACTTTTATATTCCGGAGATGAAAGGCCGCACTCCGGCAGAAATTGATGGCATGTTTGAAGCCAAGCTTTCGGCCAAGGAATTCAAAACTTGGACTGCTCCATCTTCAAATAGTTCGCAGACTGCGGGAGagaggaaggaagaagaagcatgA
- the mae1 gene encoding Malic acid transport protein — MDNDLRSKAWPDQEGRLTRHNSLEAFSNLPPLRTDIDRSYPGALNEKADPRSMASTPTLEAQDEAKGGHDHDHHDHAGGVDIFDPNRPKLGFKQRLHHFTWAWFTLPMSTGGLSLLIFAQPHQFPGLKTIGMVVYIVNIIIYVTLAALMVARFLIHSGDMSKSLKHPREGFFVPTFFLATATLITSSDRYAIPKNDVGLVWAVQGAFWAYVVATLILAVGQYSYVFAAHSFGLQTMMPTWILPIFPIMLSGTIASVIAETQPAAAAMSIVVAGLSCQGLGFAVAVLMYAHMVGRLMQAGLPNREHRPGLFMCVGPPAFTALAVIGMAKGIPATASQNHIGMPVDLTTIRTMALISAIFLWSLSLWWFFIAVIAVVQSLPKYFHLGWWAMVFPNTGFILATISIGNELGNEGVLWFATGLSICLLGMYFFVLFFNIKAVITQDIMYPGRDEDVEDH; from the coding sequence ATGGACAATGACCTGCGGTCAAAAGCCTGGCCCGACCAAGAGGGCAGGCTGACCAGACATAATTCGCTCGAGGCATTCAGCAACCTGCCGCCGTTGAGAACCGACATCGATCGAAGCTACCCGGGGGCACTGAACGAAAAGGCCGACCCAAGGAGCatggcgtcgacgccgacgctCGAGGCCcaggacgaggccaagggcggccacgaccacgaccaccacgaccacgcgggcggcgtcgacatctTCGACCCCAACCGACCCAAGCTCGGGTTCAAGCAGCGACTGCACCACTTCACCTGGGCGTGGTTCACGCTGCCCATGAGCACGGGCGGCCTGTCGCTCCTCATCTTTGCGCAGCCTCATCAGTTCCCCGGCCTCAAGACCATCGGCATGGTGGTCTACAtcgtcaacatcatcatctacGTGACGCTCGCGGCGCTCATGGTGGCCCGGTTCCTCATCCACTCGGGCGACATGTCCAAGTCGCTCAAGCACCCGCGCGAGGGCTTCTTCGTGCCGACCTTCTTCCTGGCAACGGCGACGCTCATCACCAGCTCGGACCGGTACGCGATTCCCAAAAACGACGTCGGCCTGGTGTGGGCGGTGCAGGGCGCCTTCTGGGCGTACGTGGTGGCGACGCTGATCCTGGCCGTGGGCCAGTACAGCTACGTTTTTGCGGCGCACAGCTTCGGCCTGCAGACCATGATGCCGACGTGGATCCTGCCCATCTTCCCCATCATGCTGTCGGGCACGATTGCCTCGGTCATTGCCGAGAcgcagccggcggcggcggccatgtccaTTGTCGTGGCCGGGCTGTCGTGCCAGGGGCTGGGGTTCGCGGTCGCCGTCCTCATGTACGCCCACATGGTCGGCCGGCTGATGCAGGCCGGGTTGCCGAATCGGGAGCACCGGCCCGGCCTGTTCATGTGCGTGGGGCCGCCGGCCTTCACggccctcgccgtcatcggcatggccaagggcatcCCCGCCACCGCCAGCCAGAACCACATTGGCATGCCCGTGGACCTGACCACCATCCGCACCATGGCCCTCATCAGCGCCATCTTCCTGTGGTCCCTGAGCCTGTGGTGGttcttcatcgccgtcatcgccgtcgtCCAGTCCCTCCCCAAGTACTTCCACCTCGGCTGGTGGGCCATGGTCTTCCCCAACACGGGCTTCATCCTGGCCACCATTTCCATCGGCAACGAGCTGGGCAACGAGGGCGTCTTGTGGTTTGCCACCGGTCTCAGCATCTGTCTTCTGGGCATGTActtctttgtcttgttcttcaacatcaaggccgtcatcACACAGGACATTATGTACCCCGGGCGGGACGAGGATGTGGAAGACCACTAG
- the BAT1_0 gene encoding Amino-acid permease BAT1 gives MKPAVSHASTMEPRRPSASDAADAALASLGYKGELPRNLSMMSILGLSFAIMAVPFGLSTTLYITLYNGQSVAVLWGWVLVSLISICIAASLAEICAVFPTAGGVYYWSAMLSTRRWAPMVSFVDGWLTLVGNWTVTLSINFSGAQLILSAISIFNPDYVANQWQTVLCFWAVMLVCAAVNAFGSRYLDLINKVCIYWTAASVLIIMVTLLVMAPSRHSGAYVFGHYDASASGWPAGWSFFIGLLQPAYTLTGYGMVAAMCEEVQNPEREVPKAIVLSVVAAGITGVIYIIPLLFVLPDVAILLQQTQPIGLLFKTVTGSAAGGFGLLFLILGILMFAGIGALTAASRCTYAFARDGAIPGYHLWSRVNKKLGMPLWALALSTVVDCILGCIYFGSSAAFNSFTGVATICLSMSYGVPVLVLLVRRRELVKSSPFSLGKFGTIVNIICIVWIVFAVVIFCMPVSLPVDSSTMNYASVVFAGFAAIAIAWYFAYARRNFHGPPVLGNGEFVPGVTGVQHHGAEAIVGTDSETPDPASEKN, from the exons ATGAAGCCCGCAGTATCGCACGCCTCAACCATGGAACCCCGTCGCCCATCCGCCagcgatgccgccgacgcagCCCTCGCCAGCCTCGGCTACAAGGGCGAGCTGCCCCGAAACCTCAGCATGATGAGCATCCTCGGCCTGTCgtttgccatcatggccgtgcCCTTTGGCCTCTCCACGACGCTCTACATCACGCTGTACAACGGCCAGTCCGTCGCCGTCCTCTGGGGCTGGGTGCTCGTGTCCCTGATATCCATCTGCATCGCCGCCTCGCTCGCCGAGATCTGCGCCGTCTTTCccaccgccggcggcgtctACTACTGGTCCGCCATGCTGAGCACCCGCCGCTGGGCGCCCATGGTCAGCTTCGTCGACGGCTGGCTGACCCTCGTCGGCAACTGGACCGTCACCCTAAGCATCAACTTCTCCGGCGCCCAGCTGATTCTCAGCGCCATTTCCATATTCAACCCGGACTACGTCGCCAACCAGTGGCAGACGGTGCTGTGTTTCTGGGCCGTCATGCTGGTGTGCGCCGCCGTGAATGCCTTTGGGTCGAGGTATCTGGACCTCATCAACAAGGTCTGCATCTACTGGACCGCCGCCAGTGtgctcatcatcatggttACACTGTTGGTCATGGCCCCGTCGCGCCACTCGGGCGCCTATGTGTTTGGCCATTACGATGCTTCGGCGAGTGGGTGGCCTGCGGGATGGTCATTTTTCATCGGATTGCTGCAGC CTGCCTACACCTTGACCGGCTACGGCATGGTCGCCGCCATGTGTGAAGAAGTCCAGAACCCCGAACGAGAGGTCCCCAAGGCCATTGTGctctccgtcgtcgccgccggcatcacgGGTGTCATCTACATCATCCCCTTGCTGTTTGTCCTGCCTGATGTGGCCATTTTGCTCCAGCAAACTCAACCCATTGGCCTGCTCTTCAAGACAGTCACGGGATCTGCCGCTGGCGGATTTGGCTTGTTGTTCTTGATTCTCGGTATCCTCATGTTCGCCGGCATTGGTGCCCTGACGGCCGCATCCCGCTGCACCTATGCGTTTGCTCGTGACGGCGCTATCCCCGGATACCACCTCTGGAGCCGCGTCAACAAGAAGCTGGGCATGCCGCTGTGGGCTCTAGCCCTGTCCACCGTGGTCGACTGTATCCTCGGCTGCATCTACTTTGGCTCCTCGGCAGCGTTCAACTCCTTCACCGGCGTCGCGACTATCTGTCTGTCCATGTCATACGGTGTCCCCGTGTTGGTGCTgctcgtccgccgccgagagCTGGTAAAGAGCTCGCCCTTCTCCCTTGGAAAGTTTGGTACAATCGTCAACATCATCTGCATCGTGTGGATCGTATTTGCCGTTGTTATCTTCTGTATGCCCGTCTCCTTGCCCGTGGACTCTAGCACCATGAACTATGCCTCCGTGGTGTTTGCTGGTTTTGCTGCTATTGCAATTGCTTGGTACTTTGCTTATGCACGTCGCAATTTCCACGGCCCCCCGGTTTTGGGCAATGGGGAGTTTGTGCCCGGCGTGACGGGGGTGCAGCATCACGGTGCGGAGGCGATCGTGGGTACGGATTCGGAGACGCCCGATCCTGCCTCGGAAAAGAATTAG
- the rrb1 gene encoding Ribosome assembly protein rrb1 has product MSKRVANENGDGPLKGGDRPEAMDVDDREMGDFEDEFEDEFESEDEIFEAGVDGRPDAEREAEEKAAAMDVDQGTFIVGRNKLEPGQTLAPDLSTYEMLHNLSTPWPCLSFDIVRDALGDNRKAYPATMYMVAGTQAETGKASDNQLMVNKFSGLSRMEKQDEEDSDDDDDDEDSDPILESKAIPLNSTTNRIRAHQIPSNEPGRPPTTLTATMTESGNVFIHDVTPHLASFDNPGTTITAQQNKPISTIRAHKSEGYAVDWSPMVPSGKLLTGDNDGLIYVTTRTDGGGWVTDNRPFQGHTSSVEEIQWSPSEQSVFASASSDGSIRIWDVRSKSRKPALTVQVSKYDVNVMSWSRQTSHLLASGADDGTWGVWDLRQWKTSTDKPQPLASFDFHKEQITSLEWHPTDDSIMAVAAGDSTVTLWDLAVELDDEESKDTAGVKDVPPQLLFVHYLKDAKEVHWHPQITGSLVATGEEFSVFRTISV; this is encoded by the exons ATGTCGAAGCGTGTCGCCAACGAGAATGGCGACGGCCCGCTCAAGGGTGGTGACCGCCCTGAGGCCATGGATGTCGACGACAGAGAAATGGGTGATTTCGAGGACGAATTCGAGGACGAGTTTGAGAGCGAGGACGAGATCTTCGAGGCTGGCGTTGACGGTCGACCTGATGCCGAGCGGGAAGCCGAAGAGAAGGCCG CTGCCATGGACGTTGACCAAGGCACCTTCATTGTCGGACGGAACAAGCTAGAACCTGGCCAGACCCTAGCGCCTGATTTGTCTACCTACGAGATGCTTCACAACCTCAGCACGCCCTGGCCCTGCTTGTCCTTTGATATAGTCCGAGACGCTCTGGGAGACAACCGAAAAGCCTACCCTGCCACCATGTACATGGTCGCTGGCACACAGGCCGAGACAGGAAAAGCCTCTGACAATCAGCTAATGGTCAACAAGTTCAGCGGCCTGAGCAGAATGGAGAAgcaagacgaggaggactctgacgacgacgacgatgacgaagattcCGATCCCATTCTGGAGAGCAAGGCTATTCCCCTCAACTCCACCACCAACCGTATTCGCGCACATCAGATTCCCAGCAACGAGCCTGGGCGCCCCCCCACGACCTTGACTGCCACCATGACCGAGTCGGGCAATGTCTTTATTCACGACGTCACGCCTCATCTAGCCTCGTTTGATAACCCCGGAACTACCATCACGGCTCAGCAGAACAAACCTATTTCCACCATTCGCGCGCACAAGTCCGAGGGCTACGCCGTCGACTGGTCACCTATGGTCCCCAGCGGCAAGCTTTTGACCGGCGACAACGATGGTCTCATCTACGTAACAACCCGTaccgacggcggcggctgggtCACCGACAACAGGCCGTTCCAGGGCCACACCAGCAGTGTTGAGGAGATCCAGTGGTCACCGTCGGAGCAGTCCGTGTTTGCTTCAGCCTCCAGCGACGGAAGCATTCGCATCTGGGACGTTCGATCAAAGTCCCGAAAGCCGGCACTCACCGTCCAAGTCTCCAAATATGATGTCAACGTCATGTCCTGGTCCCGACAGACCAGCCACCTGCTCGCCTCTggagccgacgacggcaccTGGGGTGTCTGGGACCTGCGACAGTGGAAGACCAGCACCGACAAGCCCCAGCCCCTTGCCAGCTTCGACTTCCACAAGGAGCAGATCACCAGCCTGGAGTGGCACCCCACTGACGactccatcatggccgtcgccgctgGCGACAGCACCGTCACCCTGTGGGATTTGGCGGTGGagctggatgacgaggagagcAAGGACACTGCCGGGGTCAAGGACGTGCCGCCCCAGCTGCTGTTTGTGCACTATctcaaggatgccaaggagGTTCACTGGCACCCCCAGATCACGGGAAGCCTGGTGGCGACGGGCGAAGAGTTTAGCGTATTCCGAACAATTAGCGTCTAA
- the txl1_0 gene encoding Thioredoxin-like protein 1: MPVVTITSKDQFDELIKKTPFVAVQASASWCGPCKAISPMFVKHSDALGIDDTYAFAKFDTDDVPDLAMELGVRSLPTFYFFENGDKTDSNVTGANPPALKKTVEEVSEKAKAKGAAGQGGFVTCGQLACYGDARGFWGGTKADA; encoded by the exons atgcccgtcgtcaccatcacGTCCAAGGATCAGTTTGACGAGCTCATCAAGAAGACCCccttcgtcgccgtccagGCCAGCGCATCATGGTGTGGTCCCtgcaaggccatctcgcccaTGTTCGTCAAGCACTCCGACGCCctcggcatcgacgacacCTACGCCTTCGCCAAGTTCGACACCGATGACGTTCCCGATCTCGCCATGGAGCTCGGCGTCCGCTCCCTCCCCACCTTCTACTTCTTCGAGAACGGCGACAAGACCGACAGCAACGTCACTGGTGCCAACCCGCCCGCGTTGAAGAAGACCGTAGAGGAGGTTTccgaaaaggccaaggccaagggtgCTGCT GGCCAGGGGGGCTTCGTCACCTGCGGACAATTGGCGTGTTATGGCGACGCGCGCGGGTTTTGGGGGGGCACCAAGGCGGACGCGTAA
- the PELO gene encoding Protein pelota, whose protein sequence is MKLINKRVLKDVEEDQVSLLPEDPEDMWHAYNLIIPGDLVHAHALRKVVTVNSGTGAAAAERVHTDLTIKVKSTFFDPVISSLRVSGVVASENDHVPMGSHHTLDIEVNRSFTVIKPDGWDSVSKATLSQALSDDKNGAMAAVVMQEGLANICLITQFRTVVKTRVESVVPKKRDTAADQDAGLKRFFEKTLSSLLRAVDFSDSRPLLLASPGFVAQDFKEFIAKRGRDKSDKVLTAVSKQATVIHANSGHVYSLNEVLKSPEVIAKMKDMSYIKEAQYMDNFFDLLKMDDGRAWYGTKAVEKAVADGAVGPGGGVLLVNNSLFRSQELATRKKYVALVDKVKNDGGEARILSSDHESGQRLKMMGDIAATLNYPMMDLDDDGEDEEEPQAVVPERNHEDDYGMLDSVI, encoded by the exons ATGAAGTTGATTAACAAAAGAGTCCTCAAGGATGTGGAGGAAGACCAGGTTTCTCTGCTGCCAGAGGACCCTGAGGACATG TGGCATGCCTACAACCTCATTATCCCTGGCGATCTAGTACACGCCCATGCGCTACGGAAAGTTGTTACAGTCAACTCCGGCACTggcgcagcagccgccgaaCGAGTCCACACAGACCTGACgatcaaggtcaagtcgaCCTTCTTCGATCCTGTCATATCTTCCCTGCGAGTCTCTGGCGTCGTCGCATCAGAAAACGACCATGTTCCCATGGGATCACATCACACACTCGATATCGAAGTAAACCGATCCTTTACCGTCATCAAGCCCGATGGTTGGGATTCCGTTTCCAAAGCCACCCTGTCACAAGCGCTTTCCGATGACAAGAACGGAGCTATGGCAGCGGTAGTCATGCAAGAAGGGCTAGCAAATATCTGCCTCATAACTCAGTTCCGTACCGTTGTCAAGACTCGCGTAGAGAGTGTTGTCCCCAAGAAGCGCGATACTGCTGCGGATCAGGATGCCGGCCTCAAACGATTCTTCGAGAAGACTCTGTCCTCACTCCTCCGAGCCGTCGACTTTTCGGACTCACGGCCACTCCTACTAGCAAGTCCTGGCTTCGTGGCCCAGGATTTCAAAGAATTCATTGCAAAGAGAGGTCGAGACAAGTCGGACAAGGTGCTCACCGCCGTTTCCAAGCAAGCTACGGTTATTCACGCCAACTCTGGGCACGTTTACAGTCTGAATGAAGTCCTCAAGAGCCCCGAAGTAATAGCAAAAATGAAGGACATGAGCTACATCAAGGAGGCACAATATATGGACAATTTCTTTGATCTATTGAAAATGGACGACGGACGAGCATGGTACGGCACAAAAGCGGTAGAAAAGGCAGTTGCCGACGGGGCAGTTGGtcctggcggcggcgttcTGCTCGTTAACAACTCACTATTTCGAAGCCAGGAGTTGGCAACACGCAAAAAGTACGTGGCGTTGGTTGACAAGGTGAAGAATGATGGAGGGGAAGCACGGATATTAAGCAGCGACCACGAGAGCGGGCAGAGGCTGAAAATGATGGGCGATATTGCGGCTACCTTGAATTATCCCATGATGGATTTGGATGATGAcggggaggacgaggaggagcccCAGGCAGTTGTGCCCGAACGAAACCATGAGGATGACTACGGCATGCTAGACAGCGTTATATAG